A window of the Pristiophorus japonicus isolate sPriJap1 chromosome 13, sPriJap1.hap1, whole genome shotgun sequence genome harbors these coding sequences:
- the LOC139277941 gene encoding proline and serine-rich protein 2, which translates to MPVESRYSEMDYDVSPSNKPHGIGRMGSGDSGFSSRSRNSVSDDDFMNYMSHEEKECILFFETTLDSLKDDFEESSSIVSVRSDGQATPTRGNSGNEEIIDLVATQSRAVESILKDDTPVDRGSDILQKKEFPASQEKAPRPQPESPPPAIYAAPFRKRRSFDRTSPEREIAPSRAFYSQTKPPGSVPTPVVIAQKIAETKVENRSPSPTSPTESKPFTDESDSASSTSPTDRRVFQYKNVKLQRFPSNINVSMANKDYNSTITKAAVKVQERKAQVLANLGATSLLVAESDDRQQKGRLNGPRRSLSFKEAGSNQARDQALSKLGLVKESDETNSDLPNGFKPNVRNSGSGQSLKVHPVSNGAHVSSPAAAAVKAPTSKPEATEIPQQNAPLNTSEIRRRRSIQNPQGFRPQGITVQFSGRGSTDESRKEALRKLGLLRISEVQ; encoded by the exons GATGATGACTTCATGAATTATATGTCCCACGAGGAAAAGGAGTGTATTCTGTTCTTCGAGACAACACTCGATTCACTGAAGGATGATTTTGAGGAAAGTAGTTCAATTGTCAGCGTAAGGAGCGATGGACAAGCCACTCCGACACGGGGCAACTCAGGAAATGAAGAAATCATCGACTTAGTGGCAACCCAATCTCGGGCAGTAGAATCGATACTGAAAGATGACACTCCAG TTGACAGAGGCAGTGACATACTTCAGAAAAAGGAGTTCCCGGCCAGCCAAGAGAAAGCTCCACGACCACAGCCGGAGAGTCCGCCTCCCGCTATATATGCCGCACCGTTTAGAAAACGAAGAAGCTTCGACCGAACGTCTCCTGAGCGTGAAATAGCACCGAGCAGAGCTTTCTACAGCCAGACAAAGCCACCCGGGTCCGTGCCAACTCCGGTGGTTATAGCGCAGAAGATTGCAGAGACAAAAGTAGAGAATCGCAGCCCGTCCCCGACATCTCCAACCGAAAGCAAACCGTTCACCGACGAGAGTGACAGTGCGAGTTCCACCTCTCCGACTGACCGGCGAGTGTTTCAGTACAAAAATGTGAAGCTCCAAAGGTTTCCGTCCAACATTAATGTCTCCATGGCCAACAAGGACTACAACAGCACCATCACCAAAGCCGCTGTCAAGGTTCAAGAGCGCAAAGCCCAAGTGCTGGCCAATCTGGGCGCGACAAGCCTCCTTGTTGCTGAATCAGATGACCGACAACAGAAAGGTAGACTCAATGGCCCAAGAAGAAGCTTGTCGTTCAAAGAAGCAGGGTCCAACCAAGCTCGAGACCAGGCACTGTCCAAACTAGGGTTGGTCAAAGAGTCAGACGAGACCAATTCGGATTTGCCCAATGGCTTCAAACCAAATGTCAGAAATTCTGGTTcaggtcagtcattgaaggtacatcCTGTATCCAATGGAGCTCACGTGTCTAGTCCTGCCGCAGCTGCTGTGAAAGCTCCCACTTCTAAGCCGGAAGCCACAGAGATTCCTCAGCAGAACGCACCACTAAATACTTCGGAAATACGCAGGCGGCGGTCAATTCAGAATCCGCAAGGATTTCGGCCGCAAGGAATTACCGTGCAGTTTTCTGGCCGAGGATCAACTGATGAATCCCGCAAAGAGGCACTTCGGAAACTGGGTCTGCTGAGAATCAGTGAAGTTCAGTGA